One stretch of Oceanimonas pelagia DNA includes these proteins:
- the puuC gene encoding aldehyde dehydrogenase PuuC — MEFRNQAYWQAKADTLQPESRLFIEGEYREAVAGERFAVINPATDTTLAEVSRAREADVNMAVVAARASFEAGVWSQKAPAERKAVLLRLAALMERHAEELALLETLDTGKPIRHSLRDDIPGAVRCLRWYAEAVDKIYGEIAPTGPDALALVSREPIGVVAAIVPWNFPLLLACWKLGPALAAGNSVILKPSEKSPLTAIRLAALAREAGLPDGVLNVLPGFGHEAGKALALHEDVDCLTFTGSTGVGRLLMEYAGRSNMKRVWLEAGGKSANIVFADCPDLAKAARASAAGIFYNQGQVCIAGTRLLVESSIRDEFMAELKKAAEHFRPKDPLDPSSTMGTLIDSDHHGSVCRYIAEGLEEGAVLGLDGRDQAGNFIGPTVLEQVNPHMAVAREEIFGPVLAVTTFEREEEAVQLANDSQYGLGAGLWTSDLRRAHRLARQLKAGSVFINNYNDGDMTVPFGGVKQSGNGRDKSLHAFDKFTELKTTWLALD; from the coding sequence ATGGAGTTCAGGAACCAGGCCTACTGGCAGGCCAAAGCGGACACACTGCAACCCGAGAGCCGGCTGTTTATTGAAGGGGAATACCGCGAGGCGGTGGCGGGCGAGCGCTTTGCGGTGATCAACCCCGCCACCGATACTACCCTGGCCGAAGTCAGCCGGGCCCGGGAAGCGGATGTGAACATGGCGGTGGTCGCCGCCCGGGCCAGTTTCGAGGCCGGCGTCTGGTCACAAAAGGCCCCCGCCGAGCGCAAGGCGGTGCTGCTCAGGCTGGCGGCGCTGATGGAGCGGCACGCCGAAGAGCTGGCGCTGCTGGAAACCCTGGATACCGGCAAGCCCATTCGCCACAGCCTGCGGGACGACATCCCCGGCGCGGTGCGCTGCCTGCGCTGGTATGCCGAGGCGGTGGACAAGATTTACGGTGAAATCGCCCCCACCGGCCCCGACGCCCTGGCGCTGGTCAGCCGCGAGCCCATCGGCGTGGTGGCGGCCATCGTGCCCTGGAACTTTCCGCTGCTGCTGGCCTGCTGGAAGCTGGGCCCGGCGCTGGCCGCCGGCAACTCGGTGATTTTGAAGCCCTCGGAAAAATCGCCGCTGACCGCCATTCGCCTGGCGGCGCTGGCCAGGGAAGCGGGCCTGCCCGATGGCGTGCTCAACGTGCTGCCCGGTTTCGGCCACGAAGCGGGCAAGGCCCTGGCCCTGCACGAGGATGTGGACTGCCTGACCTTTACCGGCTCCACCGGGGTGGGACGGCTGCTGATGGAATACGCCGGCCGCTCCAACATGAAGCGGGTGTGGCTGGAGGCCGGTGGCAAGAGCGCCAATATCGTGTTTGCCGACTGCCCGGATCTGGCCAAGGCCGCCCGGGCGTCCGCCGCCGGCATTTTCTACAACCAGGGCCAGGTGTGCATCGCCGGCACCCGGCTGCTGGTGGAAAGCAGCATCAGGGACGAGTTCATGGCCGAGCTGAAAAAGGCCGCCGAGCACTTCAGGCCAAAGGATCCGCTGGATCCGTCGTCCACCATGGGCACCCTGATCGACAGCGATCATCACGGCAGCGTGTGCCGCTACATTGCCGAAGGTCTGGAAGAAGGCGCCGTGCTGGGCCTGGACGGCCGGGATCAGGCGGGCAACTTTATCGGGCCCACCGTGCTGGAACAGGTCAACCCGCATATGGCGGTGGCCCGGGAAGAGATCTTCGGCCCGGTGCTGGCGGTGACCACCTTTGAACGGGAAGAAGAGGCTGTGCAACTGGCCAACGACAGCCAGTACGGTCTGGGCGCCGGGCTGTGGACCTCGGATCTGCGCCGGGCTCACCGGCTGGCGCGGCAACTCAAGGCCGGCTCCGTGTTTATCAACAATTACAACGACGGCGACATGACGGTGCCCTTTGGCGGCGTCAAGCAAAGCGGCAACGGCCGCGACAAGTCACTGCACGCCTTTGACAAGTTTACCGAACTCAAGACCACCTGGCTGGCACTGGATTAA